A region of the Larus michahellis chromosome 4, bLarMic1.1, whole genome shotgun sequence genome:
CATTTCAACGGGGCAGCGCTTTGAGTCAAACGTGAAGTACCGAAAGTAAAATAAGCGATTGATCTGTTTTGCAGCCGAGAGTTAGAAGAAAAGACAGTGTTTCCAAGAACtgcgaggggagggggaaaaaaaaaagagttctgagtggaaaataatttctaaatcgGATATTTATACAGGATACGCCGCTCTGAAGATATAGCAGGTAAATTCAACTGTTAGGTGTGGAAGGTTTGGCTAATTTAACGGCTCAGATTTGTACACAAGCCCATCatctttaattcttttgtttATGAAGTTTTATAACCCTTGGGCGTGAGATTCTGGCGTGCTCCGCGTGGTTGGGTTTATCCTAAATACGCTTAAAAGAGTTCTGTAGGGACCCATAAAATTCCCCTTTTGATATTCTTTTTACTGAGGGGTGGGCTCAGTTAAGTCACTCGAATTTTTCTGCGGGTTGATATGGGAtttttaggattttaaaaaataaaaaagacattttttttatgGCCGTCCCTTTAAGGCGCGCcgagccccgccccttcccccgaGCGCGCGCGGACGCGCGCGCtcgggggaaggggcggggcttggcgcGCGCCTCCCTCGTCACGTGAGGCCGGTGGCGGGCTCTTCCGAACCGCCGGCGGCTCAACAACGGTAACGGGCGGCTCCGTCGCCGTCGCGGGGTGAGTgagccccgccccggccgccccctccgccccggCCCTTCTGGGACttacccccccaccaccacccccgggcTCCTTCTCCGTCCCGGGAAGCGGACGGGTCTCAAGGGCGGGAGGCTCGGCCGAGGGAGGCCCGCGGAGGCCTGAGGGGGGTCGGTTGGGGCGGGTTTATGAggggaaaatttttaaaaaactaggTTTAGACGGGGGGAGGGCAGGCCGGGTAGGGAAAATAAGGGAATTGTGAGACGTGGTGCGTGGAGGAGGCGGTGCGGCGGCTGCGGCCTGCTCGGGGGGGGATACTGGGCTGACAGAGGTGTCTGATGTCGCGACTGTCGCCGCTGTCGCAGCTCGTGGCTCTCCTCTGCTCCCGATGGACAGTGGCTGTCGGTGATTTCACCGCCAGACTCGTCCAGGTCCCTGGGTGAAGCCACCTGAGGAGCATTAtcgacaggctgagagagctggggaggttcagcctggagaagagaaggctccggggagaccttccagcccctgaaggggctccaggaaagctggggagggactctggatcagggaggggagccatgggacgagggggaagggttttacacgggaagaggggagacttagatgagataagaggcagaaattctttggtgtgagggtggtgaagtactggaacaggttgcccagggaggttgtggctgccccatccttggaagtgttcaaggccaggctggacggcgCTTGGAACAGCCTGAATCTactgagaggtgtccctgcccagggcaggggggtaggaactaggtgatctttaaggtcccttccaacccgaaccattctatgattatatccATATATACGTGTACATTTCCTACACTTCCTTCTCCCTGTCAGCTCCTGTGTGCTCAGAAGGGTGGCACATGCCTGGTGGTGTTAGCAGGGTCCCGAGGGAGAACCCAAAGCTCCTTCCTGACTCTACAAGGTGCTGGCATTGTGGCTGTCACCAGGGCAGTCTTGTAGGCACAACCAGTCCAGAGCATCAAGTGCCAGTTTCACGTAATACATTTTCTAACGTGACCACCTAACCTTGCTAAAATGAGATACTGCTAATGGCAAGTTAATTTTGTTATATTATACTCCTAAATGCTGTGGAACTCTCTATTAAGCCTCTCTTATTATTCCTTACCAGGCAACATGAGagttgtttggggatttttttgtttttaacgtTTAATACTACACAGGAAAGCACACGAGATGTTTCTTATAGCACTCGCGTACCATGAGCTAAGAGATATGGGAAGGGAGAAAGCCGTCACATACTACTTTGGGTGATCTGTTGAAGTATTTTGAAACACTTTGCACGTATATCTTCTTTGAATGGTGTATGTTGTATCAcagttatttgttttttcttccagtggGGCTGTACTTATTGCCTGCTGCGATGGCGATGCAAGTGCAGTTCGAAGGAAACGCAGATACCTCGGCAGAGGAGGAGAGCTTTGGGCCACAGCTCATATCTAGGTTAGAGGTGGGTATGGAGTTAGCTCGAGGGTAAGTTTTCAAGACATCTGCTGGTCTTTTTCCTTAAACACAAGTTGTATCTGAAAATTGTGTTGATAAATTCTTACTCATCTTCTGTCAAAAAAtcgaaaacaaaaaaagcaatgtGTTAACAGTTATGTTTTATATTACATTGCCTTTCCTAACGTGTATTGGTCACCTCCAGCATCTATTAAACCAAACAGGGAATGATGTCTTCTGCCTGTTCTATGCCATCTCTATAAGTTAATAGCTTATGCAAACATTACACTGGtaaaaggatattattttttatGGTTCTTTGTCTATAAGTGAATAGGGACGTAACACTCAATATGCTGACTTGTAATAACAGAGTTTGATCCACGTATGATGGAGGCAATTGAAGGTATTTAGTGGAAGTTAGATTAAGGTATTTGTGTCTTAGtgtgtcctttttttctcccctcccattCAGCAATGTGGTATAAATGCAAATGATGTGAAGAAATTGGAAGAAGCTGGATTTCACACTGTCGAGGCTGTTGCTTATGCACCAAAGAAGGAGCTACTAAATATTAAAGGCATCAGTGAAGCCAAAGCTGACAAAATCTTGGTAAGGGTGTTACGGAAAAGCTTTAACCCAAGAGATTCaagaaattttctttctgctggcttAAAGTGTTCTGGTGATTTTGGAAGGCTCCATTAAAGATATACTGAGAAGGGCGTTAAAGACGATTAGAGGTATGACATGACTTCTGGTGAGAAGAGACAAAACCTACTAGGACCAGCTTCAAGAAGTGAAGAAGGAGGTCTGTAAAAATTATGGAAGCAATGGAGAGTATACCCGAGACTGACTATTATTTCTAGCTCAGTATTTCTCATGATAAGAAGGCTTATGATAAGCCAAAAGCAAAGAAGGTACTTTTTTGTTCAAGTTGTAATTAAGTTATGGAACTTCTTGCCGCAAGGCACAGTGGCCATCTGTAGCATAAATTGGCTTAAGAAGGGGCTACGTGCAATGTTGGTGGGGTGGTGTTCAGATCAGGAGCCTTGCTCACTCAGCCCAGAGGGTCACTCCCTCGTTCCCTGACGTGTTACACTCTTTCCCTATGCCTCCGCTGCTGGCGGTTGTCGAGGCAGAGGATACTGTGTTATGAATGGCTGGACCAACCCAATATAGCTGTTCTTCTGTTACGGTTTTTTTAAGCATGTTAATTGCATACCTCAGGCAAGTATTTACCTGGGGTTTACTTCTGGGGACTGAGAGTGAAGCCTGAGTTGTAACCTCACAGCATCTTCTTAGTTCAGGATGTGGAGTTCCTGCCAAACTGGTTCTCATTTATCAAAATCTGTCCTAGCACAATGTTTAACTCCAATACTTTTCTTTGCACGTTGATTTACTGTTAGGAAGACAGCTTTCCTAATAGACTGTGTGCCCATTCTAGCTATTTCAGGTTTCACGTGGGGAAGATTTccataaaatacacaaaatggttgaagatttttctttgagCAGAATTTCAGTTCTGTTCAGAGGTACCAACTAATATATGGTCTATAAAATAAAACGTACGCCTTGAATTATATAGGTGCTTCTACCatttcacaaaacagaaaattacaaTATTAATTAGTAGAGAGGGTAAATGCGTGGGATGAACGCTTCTTGCACtgtttaatttggttttcttcaggctgaagcaGCCAAACTGGTTCCAATGGGTTTCACCACCGCAACGGAATTCCACCAGCGAAGGTCAGAGATCATCCAGATCACCACTGGGTCCAAAGAACTTGATAAACTCCTTCAaggtaataattttatttctctttattgatTAGCCTTagttgtctgcttttttttctatgAACGAGATCACTGCACAAAAGCACATAAGACACACCAGTTGTAGTTGAACTAAAAAGTTCTGTTGTCTTGTATCACaactgattttgttttaatagctgtagaaatagttttaaaacctTTTAGTCATGATGCAATACCTAGAGCTATTCATTTTGGATGTCTCTATTCTAGTCTGTGACctatttcaagaaaacaaagccaagtaTGACTTTTTCCCCATTCTTACTTGTgatcaaaaaatcaaaacaagttgTTTCAGCTTTTCAGCGTCTTCAAAAATACACTTACCTAAGCTTATCTGCAACAAGAACAACCCTCAATATGAAAACCAGTTTTTCCAATTAAGAGTTTTGAAACTTTTAACCAAAGTGTTTTACTGAGTCTCTGTAAATGTAATACTTTAGATGTGGTCTTCATTTGAAGTATGCGCCCtattaaaacttattttattattattattattttcccttcaggAGGAATAGAAACAGGGTCCATAACAGAGTTGTTTGGGGAGTTTCGTACTGGAAAAACACAGTTGTGTCATACCCTGGCAGTAACCTGTCAAGTGAGTGGTCCACTTTATTAAAATTAAGTATTCGGGATATTTGCTCATTTGTGCACTTTTCTCAACCAATAGAAATGTGATGCATATAAACAGCTGCAAAGAATGTATTTGCAGCACCCTTGTCTGTACTTGCAGCTTTCGAGGATCTTTTGTTTCATGCTTAATCTTCCTACTAGGATTGTGTTAGCAGCAGTTCAGTCTGTGATGGTTTTTACCTGTGTTTGACAcgttctgtagcttttttttcccctcctcactaTTCTGACAACAACACTTAAGACCTCAGCCGTGTAGCATAATTCTGGGTCTTAAATGCCAGGAAGCGTTTGATCTCTCTTCAGGTGCTCTAGACTGCAGAGAACCTATCTTATCACCAAGAGTGTTGAAAAGAGAGAATAAACTGCGTTGGTTTGACAAGTTTCCTTAactagctgctttttttttttttttttttttttcactaacaTATCCCGAGCTTACTTCATGTTACTTTTGCAAAAGCCTTCAGCTGGCTCTTGCTTTCAAACAGTAGATCGGTTTTGGAGGAACCTTTTTTCTAATCCTAGTTTAAAAAAGTAGTAGTGTTTATTACTTTCTAGAGGTTGCTATTTCATAAAATACAGAGGCTTTGGCCTTAATGTGATCATTTAGTTCACACCCTTATGCACCGCAACTTACCAGCTCCGAGTTAAGCACCTGTCCTTTTATGTAGGTATCAGAGATTGACAATAGGAGTCTCTCTTCTCACTTTTCCCACATAAGTGACTTTAATCGCAATAGCTTGGTATGTTATTTCTTGTATCAGTTGAGAGCGTAAGGCGGTAAGTGGATTATTTGTTGATGCTTTATTTCACGTtcattcatctgcttttcctttagcTTCCCATTGACCGAGGTGGTGGAGAAGGAAAAGCTATGTACATTGACACAGAAGGGACCTTCCGCCCAGAACGTCTTCTTGCTGTGGCTGAAAGGTCTGTACTTAGGGCTGGAAGTAAATTGGCATTAGTTGAAGAAAGGAATACTCGTGGGACAACTTAGTTACTTGATAAGGATCAGTGTGTAAATCAGCCTGTTGCCTTAAATTCATGGAATTGTTGCAGTAAGaactgtccttaaaaaaaaaaaacacaaccaaccaaacaaaacagttgCCTGCCTACCTACATGCATGTTAGACCGCTTCAttacatgtattttataaaaactaaGTTTATAGT
Encoded here:
- the RAD51 gene encoding DNA repair protein RAD51 homolog 1 translates to MAMQVQFEGNADTSAEEESFGPQLISRLEQCGINANDVKKLEEAGFHTVEAVAYAPKKELLNIKGISEAKADKILAEAAKLVPMGFTTATEFHQRRSEIIQITTGSKELDKLLQGGIETGSITELFGEFRTGKTQLCHTLAVTCQLPIDRGGGEGKAMYIDTEGTFRPERLLAVAERYGLSGSDVLDNVAYARGFNTDHQTQLLYQASAMMAESRYALLIVDSATALYRTDYSGRGELSARQMHLARFLRMLLRLADEFGVAVVITNQVVAQVDGAAMFAADPKKPIGGNIIAHASTTRLYLRKGRGETRICKIYDSPCLPEAEAMFAINADGVGDAKD